The following DNA comes from Erigeron canadensis isolate Cc75 chromosome 3, C_canadensis_v1, whole genome shotgun sequence.
GAATGGCCTTGTGGCCTATAAGGATGGAAAGCTAGTTGGGACACAGGTACTATCGAAAACTTAGAAATAGATTATaaatttcattagagatgtcaaaAACGTGGTTATTTAATTAGAAGTTTTCTCATGATGAGTTTTTTCTGTTCAGAGCTTGAAGACACATCTAGGGGAGGATAATATTAAGGTAAAGGGTTTTCTTCTGTTTTTGGATTTACAAAGTGTTCTTAGCAGTATCTGAATTGTTTGATTTATTACAACTTGAAGAAACAAAATTTGATAATCTAATATTTAGTTGATCGAACCTTCGGAAGGCAGGTAATCAGAATCACTTTCACCCATATATTTCAAACAAGCTATAGGGTATTAGGGATACACGTTGGATCAACCAGTCTACTTGTATGTCAAAATCATCCTTAAAATTTGTTAGGCtttcagaagaaaaaaacacCCCCCATAGTGTTAGGGTTGACCCCAAGCTGTTATTGAAAGTGATTAGAATCGAAAAGAACCTTAAGCCTCTTAAAGAAACAGGAAAGTCAGTGTCAGACATAACTTAAGTAATGCTCATGCAATTTAAAGTGTCATCATACGCCTTCTGTGAATATCCAATTATAACATTCAAACTAACTCTACATGATGCAGGACTTTGTCAATTTTACTCTCCATTATCTTGCTGACTTAGATATCCCTATAAAAAGGTTAGTGAAGAGCTTAAAATCTAAACAAatcaattatctttttttagCATCTTAATAAACCCTAATTGCAGGGGAACTTTCATTGAGTTTCGAAGTGGGATGATCAATGTCTCACCAATTGGGAGAAACTGCAGTCAAGAAGAAAGAGATGAGTTTGAGAAGTATGATAAGGTATAAAACTTTCATTTACTCAAAGCATAGGTCCATATTTTTACAAGTCTCTGCTGATGGTACATTGCAATTTAGGTTCATAATATACGCTCGAAAATGGTAGAAGTTCTAAGAGAAAAGTTCGCTCATCTTAACCTAACGTTTTCCATTGGTGGGCAAATAAGCTTCGACGTGAGTAACTTCTTATCTATGAAAGCATGAGCGAATAAATTATGTTATTGGTTATTCAGAGTAATATATTTTGGCATATGCTTTCAATAGGCCTTCCCACAAGGCTGGGATAAAACTTATtgcttgaagtacttggatgaATTCGAAGAGATTCACTTCTTTGGAGATAAGACTTACAAGGTTGCTCtttaatagtttattacatCTCTTGGTGCTGTATCTTGATATGTTCTCTATAGACTACTGATAGTTGGGTTGCCTGAAATTTGGATAtgatctaacttttttttttttaatcagggAGGAAATGATCATGAGATTTATGAATCCGAGCGAACTGTTGGTCACACAGGTTAGCTTATCATTACTAATACCATATACTCCCGGTACCACAGTTTTTTCATCATAAAGTTTCGTATATAGTTTAAATAGGGTGTTTGACTGTGATGCATTTGATTTACCCTTCATTTACAAGATGATGGATTCTTATGGGCTCATTGATTTATCTTCCAGTGATTTTGATGGAAAATAGATTTAACAATATGGAAGGGTTGGGCAGGTTTTTAAACCATTCAAAATGAGTAAATTCTTAGTGGATGTGAAAACGAGTTTAGGTTAAATTGACATGCCCAGTTATAATAATCTATTCTTAAATCAGTCAAGGATGTTACAATTGTTTTAGGACACTTTGGGTGACGGACTGACGGCCGACTCATTGACCGGCTCCATTTTGACTATCTGTTTAACCTTGATTTTTAGGAGATAATATATGACCCAATTTTACATAGTTAATGGGCCGACGTTGCCACCTCTAAGTCTGTAAGACTGTAACATATTGGTAATGTAACTTATTAACATCCCATGGGAAGTTTccaaaagaaaattgtttgtaATTTACATGGGCCGTAAGTACATCTAGCAATTTCAATAGTTACTAAGATACCGAATATTCTTTTGTCTATGGAAAATTGCAACATTCAGTATCTTGGTAAGTTTAAATCAAAATATCTTGGGAAGTTCAAATCAAAAGTTACTGATTGCTCATTGTCATCATTACAATAAGGACCTGGTTCTACAGGATCCCCTTGTTTGTTGCAGTTGAAGCGTTTTTAAGTGATGGATGTTGGTCGACTTTTTTCTTAGATTGTTTTCTTGGTCAAGCATTGTGAGTTGCATAGCAAGATCTGATAAGATCCTTTTTTTTTAGCTTCAGTAACACTAAAATTTGTGAACCTGTTCTTTGCTTTTCAGTTACGAGCCCAGATGATACTCTGAACCAGTGTACTACTCTATTCCTCAACAAGCAAGGTTGAGGTACCCGGCTCATCCTTCTTCTGGTGACGCTTGTGCTCTAAGACTTCTCACTACCTAAGGGTTGGGAAGAAAAGTTCTTGTACACAATCTTTTGTACTTGATGTTTTCATAGATATGTTTTTTATCTCGTGttaattatatacaatatataatgtaattttCTTTGTCAATCGCAAATAGACTTGAGTTGTATGAGATGCAGCACCACTCACTTAACCAAAGGGTGAGAGCCTGGGAGGTGATGAAAATTGCAATAGTTTTTATCTTAAACTGTGACAATTCATCTAACATTATcatttatcaatattaaatttgGTCTTTAAGACCGATAACTCCTCTTTAGTTGTTAAACATACACACATCGTcacatataaataattaaatatagtaCGCAGCCATTTAAGTAAGTGTATATAGGAATGGCGGAGGTCATCACAGTATACAAATTGGAAACAAATATTTATCAAGCGTGTaagaaaattttcatttttatcggTTAATAGAATACTAGAACGTAATATTAATATAAGCACATTTTCACCATCTTTCCTTTTCTTGGTAGTTGATATtaatatacgagtatttgttAGAAAGGTGAGAAAAAGTTTTCAGAGATAAGTTAAAGTAGCGGGACTAAAATGGGTGGCTAACGATTATTTCAAGGGGCTTCCGTGTAGTTCTTGTTATCTTTCTTTCATTGCAAaagattaaatttaaatattatattaaatacaaGAATTCTGACTCCAAATCAATTTTATGGCTAATCAAGTAACTTTTCTCTGTCTCTTTATCTGAGTATTActttaattatctttatataatactgtatgtatgtatatgcatatatgtgtcATATGATTTGGcataatttttttaaggatttGAGTCAAAGTGTTTATATtggatgtatgtatgtatgcatgtatgTTCTAGAAACTATTATCTGAAAATGGGTACACGGAAAAGCCCGGGGAAATTCAAGCCTTTGACTCTGACGTAGTAGTTGGCTTAACAGGTCACCCCGTGGCCATATCCTAGACCTTTTCCTTGGCCGATGTTTACCCAATGACGTTTGAACCGAAGCCTTCAGGACGCCTTACCTGTAGGTTACTTTGGAGATGGTTCA
Coding sequences within:
- the LOC122592358 gene encoding phosphomannomutase, with translation MAVRRPGLIALFDVDGTLTAARKGITPRMLKFMQDLRKVVTVGIVGGSDLVKISEQLGSTVINDYDYVFAENGLVAYKDGKLVGTQSLKTHLGEDNIKDFVNFTLHYLADLDIPIKRGTFIEFRSGMINVSPIGRNCSQEERDEFEKYDKVHNIRSKMVEVLREKFAHLNLTFSIGGQISFDAFPQGWDKTYCLKYLDEFEEIHFFGDKTYKGGNDHEIYESERTVGHTVTSPDDTLNQCTTLFLNKQG